A genomic stretch from Streptomyces fungicidicus includes:
- a CDS encoding sigma-70 family RNA polymerase sigma factor, producing the protein MSTSAADVIRTRDAAAPEPTAQHLDALLRELSEQPPGPRRAALRDDVIRRLLPVAHRVTRRFRRHGEEWDDLVQVASLGLIKAVDGYDPGRGHAFLSYALPKVTGEVRRHLRDRTAAVRLPRPLQEAAGQVFRAVEELEQRLDGHAPTTEQIAEHTGLGADRVLSALRAVHECRPRSLDAPAGGGRDVPACPLGAEDPALGLVVDTVSLASLVRRLPERDRRVLHLRFYREQSQREIAEAVGVSQMQVSRILRRCLGRLREALLASEPRPEAGEAVQARPAPGPPARRRPRTPPPTTPPQPATPHDGAARHRKPGPPAGTPPPVRGRAPGRGQPVARRPVSARRRPQTPPPTTPPQPATAHDGAAHRQEGPAPGSPARRRLPCHGGPAPRRPLCSRRPRTCPRTSPHPTTPRDGAARRRKPGGGEPGARPPPRGPCARGDRIFPAPGR; encoded by the coding sequence ATGTCCACCTCAGCCGCCGACGTGATCCGGACGCGTGACGCCGCCGCGCCCGAGCCGACCGCGCAGCACCTCGACGCGCTGCTGCGCGAGCTCTCCGAGCAGCCCCCGGGACCGCGGCGGGCCGCCCTCCGGGACGACGTCATCCGCCGGCTGCTGCCGGTGGCCCACCGCGTCACGCGCCGCTTCCGGCGCCACGGCGAGGAGTGGGACGATCTCGTCCAGGTGGCGTCCCTGGGGCTGATCAAGGCCGTCGACGGCTACGACCCCGGGCGGGGCCACGCCTTCCTGTCCTACGCGCTTCCCAAGGTCACCGGTGAAGTCCGGCGGCACCTTCGTGACCGTACGGCCGCCGTGCGGCTGCCCCGTCCTCTGCAGGAGGCCGCCGGACAGGTCTTCCGGGCCGTCGAGGAGCTCGAGCAGCGGCTCGACGGCCACGCGCCCACCACCGAGCAGATCGCCGAGCACACCGGGCTCGGGGCGGACCGTGTGCTGTCCGCGCTGCGCGCGGTGCACGAATGCCGCCCGCGGTCCCTCGACGCGCCCGCGGGCGGCGGCCGGGACGTCCCGGCCTGCCCGCTCGGCGCCGAGGACCCGGCGCTCGGCCTGGTCGTCGACACCGTGTCCCTGGCGTCCCTGGTGCGGCGGCTGCCGGAGCGTGACCGCCGGGTCCTCCATCTGCGCTTCTACCGGGAGCAGTCCCAGCGGGAGATCGCGGAGGCCGTCGGCGTCTCCCAGATGCAGGTCTCGCGGATCCTGCGGCGCTGTCTCGGCCGGCTGCGCGAGGCGCTCCTGGCGAGCGAACCGCGCCCGGAAGCCGGGGAAGCGGTGCAGGCACGGCCCGCCCCCGGTCCCCCGGCACGCCGCCGCCCCCGGACCCCACCGCCCACCACGCCCCCACAACCGGCCACCCCACACGACGGTGCCGCCCGCCACCGGAAGCCCGGTCCCCCGGCCGGCACGCCACCCCCGGTACGCGGACGCGCGCCCGGGCGCGGGCAGCCGGTCGCACGGCGACCCGTGAGCGCGCGCCGCCGCCCGCAGACGCCTCCGCCCACCACGCCCCCACAACCGGCAACCGCACACGACGGTGCCGCCCACCGCCAGGAGGGTCCCGCCCCAGGGAGCCCGGCACGCCGACGTCTGCCGTGTCACGGAGGTCCGGCCCCTCGACGGCCCCTGTGCTCACGCCGCCCGCGGACATGTCCGCGAACCTCGCCGCACCCCACGACTCCACGCGACGGTGCCGCCCGCCGCCGGAAGCCCGGGGGCGGGGAGCCGGGCGCGCGGCCTCCTCCCCGGGGGCCGTGTGCACGTGGGGACCGGATCTTTCCCGCTCCCGGCCGCTGA
- a CDS encoding nitrate reductase subunit alpha produces MNTETSRTRQPPGIDGRLAEALVRSRRYFTRAEVSGDLRTLHREGGRQADEFYRDRWSHDKVVRSTHGVNCTGSCSWKVYVKDGIITWEAQQTDYPSVGPDRPEYEPRGCPRGAAFSWYTYSPTRVRYPYVRGVLLGMYREARARLGDPVAAWADIVSDPERSRRYKRARGKGGLVRASWAEAAEMAAAAHVHTIREYGPDRLAGFSPIPAMSMVSHAAGARFYSLLGGVMLSFYDWYADLPVASPQVFGDQTDVPESGDWWDAGYLIMWGSNLPVTRTPDAHWMAEARYRGQKVVAVSPDYADNVKFADEWLPARPGTDGALAMAMGHVVLKEFFADRETPYFTDYVKRYTDLPFLVTLDEAEQGGYTPGKFLTAADLGGEHARTEHAEFRTVLLDEATGAPVVPNGTLGDRFGESGAGKWNLDLGDIRPLLSAEGGDEAPAVVALPRFDAPDGAAGRLRRGVPVRRVAGRPVTTVYDLLLAQYGVAREGLPGDWPTGYDDADQPYTPAWQAAVTGVDADRAARIAREFAANAEESRGRSMIVMGAGTNHWFHSDTIYRAFLTLTTLTGCQGVNGGGWAHYVGQEKVRPITGYSAIATASDWNRPARQMIQTAYWYLHSDQFRYDPFSAETLAAAGAGGPFAGKSTADVIAQSARLGWMPSYPTFDRNPLDLADEADAAGRPAGDHVVEELRAGRLRFAGEDPDAPENFPRVLTVWRANLLGSSAKGNEYFLRHLLGADSSVRATEAPPGARPRDVVWREEAPEGKLDLLLTLDFRMTSTTVYSDIVLPAATWYEKHDLSSTDMHPFVHAFNPAIAPPWQTRTDFDIFHTLAEEFSRQAAGHLGVRKDLVAAPLLHDTPDALATPHGRVRDWKAGECAPVPGRTMPRLITVERDYGAVAAKMGALGPLLDSLGATTKGVTFQVGRELDQLRHKNGTVRGGPADGRPSIARDTHACEAILALSGTTNGHLATQGFRTLEARTGTRLADLAAEHEGRRITFADTQAAPVPVITSPEWSGSETGGRRYSPFTVNVERLKPWHTLTGRQHFYLDHDWMAALGEQLPVYRPPLDMHALFGEPRTGETGELGLTVRYLTPHNKWSIHSEYQDNLFMLSLSRGGPSLWMSSPDAARIGVRDNDWIEAVNRNGVVAARAVVSHRMPEGTVYMHHAQDRLIDVPRTETTGRRGGIHNSLTRLLIKPTHLIGGYAQLSYAFNYLGPTGNQRDEVTVIRRRANQEVEY; encoded by the coding sequence GTGAACACGGAGACCAGCAGGACGCGGCAGCCGCCCGGCATCGACGGCCGACTGGCGGAGGCGCTGGTGCGCAGCCGCCGCTACTTCACCCGGGCGGAGGTCTCCGGGGACCTGCGCACGCTGCACCGCGAGGGCGGCCGCCAGGCCGACGAGTTCTACCGGGACCGCTGGTCGCACGACAAGGTGGTGCGCTCCACGCACGGCGTCAACTGCACCGGCTCCTGCTCCTGGAAGGTGTACGTCAAGGACGGCATCATCACCTGGGAGGCCCAGCAGACCGACTATCCGTCCGTCGGCCCGGACCGCCCCGAGTACGAGCCGCGCGGCTGCCCCCGGGGCGCCGCCTTCTCCTGGTACACCTACTCGCCGACCCGGGTCCGCTACCCGTACGTGCGCGGCGTGCTGCTGGGGATGTACCGCGAGGCCAGGGCCCGCCTCGGCGACCCGGTGGCGGCCTGGGCGGACATCGTCTCCGACCCCGAGCGCTCCCGCCGCTACAAACGGGCGCGCGGCAAGGGCGGCCTGGTGCGGGCGAGCTGGGCCGAGGCCGCCGAGATGGCCGCCGCCGCGCACGTCCACACCATCAGGGAGTACGGCCCGGACCGGCTGGCGGGGTTCTCCCCGATCCCCGCGATGTCGATGGTGTCCCACGCCGCCGGGGCCCGCTTCTACTCCCTGCTCGGCGGGGTGATGCTCTCCTTCTACGACTGGTACGCCGACCTGCCCGTCGCCTCGCCGCAGGTGTTCGGCGACCAGACCGACGTACCGGAGTCCGGCGACTGGTGGGACGCCGGATACCTGATCATGTGGGGCTCCAACCTGCCGGTCACCCGCACCCCGGACGCCCACTGGATGGCCGAGGCCCGCTACCGGGGCCAGAAGGTCGTCGCCGTCTCGCCGGACTACGCGGACAACGTGAAGTTCGCCGACGAGTGGCTGCCCGCCCGGCCCGGCACCGACGGCGCCCTCGCCATGGCCATGGGACACGTGGTCCTCAAGGAGTTCTTCGCCGACCGGGAGACCCCGTACTTCACCGACTACGTCAAGCGGTACACGGACCTGCCGTTCCTCGTGACCCTCGACGAGGCGGAGCAGGGCGGATACACGCCCGGCAAGTTCCTCACCGCCGCGGACCTCGGCGGGGAACACGCGCGGACCGAGCACGCCGAGTTCCGGACGGTCCTGCTGGACGAGGCCACGGGCGCGCCGGTGGTGCCCAACGGCACCCTCGGCGACCGCTTCGGCGAGTCCGGCGCCGGGAAGTGGAACCTCGACCTCGGCGACATCCGGCCGCTGCTGTCCGCCGAGGGAGGCGACGAGGCGCCGGCCGTCGTCGCACTGCCGCGCTTCGACGCCCCGGACGGCGCGGCGGGACGCCTGCGCCGCGGGGTCCCGGTCCGCAGGGTGGCCGGCCGCCCGGTGACCACCGTGTACGACCTGCTGCTGGCCCAGTACGGGGTGGCCCGCGAGGGCCTCCCGGGGGACTGGCCCACCGGCTACGACGACGCGGACCAGCCGTACACCCCGGCCTGGCAGGCGGCGGTCACCGGCGTGGACGCGGACCGGGCGGCGCGGATCGCGCGGGAGTTCGCCGCCAACGCGGAGGAGTCCCGCGGCCGTTCGATGATCGTCATGGGCGCGGGGACGAACCACTGGTTCCACTCCGACACCATCTACCGCGCCTTCCTGACCCTGACCACCCTGACCGGCTGCCAGGGCGTCAACGGCGGCGGCTGGGCCCACTACGTCGGCCAGGAGAAGGTCCGCCCGATCACCGGCTACTCGGCGATCGCCACCGCCTCCGACTGGAACCGCCCCGCCCGCCAGATGATCCAGACCGCCTACTGGTACCTGCACAGCGACCAGTTCCGCTACGACCCGTTCTCCGCGGAGACCCTCGCCGCGGCCGGCGCCGGGGGCCCGTTCGCCGGGAAGTCCACGGCGGACGTGATCGCCCAGTCGGCGCGGCTCGGCTGGATGCCGTCGTACCCCACCTTCGACCGCAACCCGCTGGACCTCGCCGACGAGGCCGACGCCGCGGGGCGCCCCGCCGGCGACCACGTCGTGGAGGAACTCCGCGCCGGGCGGCTGCGGTTCGCGGGCGAGGACCCGGACGCGCCGGAGAACTTCCCGCGGGTGCTCACCGTGTGGCGGGCCAATCTGCTGGGCTCGTCCGCCAAGGGCAACGAGTACTTCCTCAGACACCTGCTGGGCGCCGACTCCTCGGTCCGCGCCACCGAGGCGCCGCCCGGCGCCCGGCCCCGGGACGTGGTGTGGCGGGAGGAGGCGCCGGAGGGCAAGCTCGACCTGCTGCTCACCCTCGACTTCCGCATGACCAGCACCACCGTCTACTCCGACATCGTGCTGCCCGCCGCGACCTGGTACGAGAAGCACGACCTGTCCAGCACGGACATGCACCCCTTCGTGCACGCCTTCAACCCGGCGATCGCGCCGCCCTGGCAGACCCGCACCGACTTCGACATCTTCCACACCCTCGCCGAGGAGTTCAGCCGTCAGGCCGCCGGGCACCTGGGCGTGCGCAAGGACCTGGTCGCCGCTCCGCTGCTGCACGACACCCCCGACGCGCTGGCCACCCCGCACGGCCGCGTGCGGGACTGGAAGGCGGGGGAGTGCGCACCGGTCCCGGGCCGCACCATGCCCCGACTGATCACCGTCGAACGCGACTACGGCGCCGTCGCCGCCAAGATGGGCGCCCTCGGCCCCCTGCTGGACTCCCTCGGCGCCACCACCAAGGGCGTCACCTTCCAGGTCGGCCGCGAACTGGACCAGCTGCGGCACAAGAACGGCACCGTGCGCGGCGGACCGGCCGACGGCCGCCCCTCGATCGCCCGCGACACGCACGCCTGCGAGGCGATCCTCGCGCTGTCCGGCACCACCAACGGCCACCTCGCCACCCAGGGCTTCCGCACCCTGGAGGCCCGCACCGGCACCCGGCTCGCGGATCTGGCGGCCGAGCACGAGGGCAGGCGGATCACCTTCGCCGACACCCAGGCGGCCCCCGTCCCGGTCATCACGTCACCCGAGTGGTCCGGATCCGAGACCGGCGGACGGCGCTACTCCCCGTTCACCGTCAACGTCGAACGCCTCAAGCCCTGGCACACCCTGACCGGCCGCCAGCACTTCTACCTCGACCACGACTGGATGGCCGCCCTCGGCGAGCAACTTCCCGTCTACCGGCCGCCGCTGGACATGCACGCGCTGTTCGGCGAGCCCCGCACCGGCGAGACCGGCGAACTCGGCCTGACCGTCCGCTACCTGACCCCGCACAACAAGTGGTCCATCCACTCCGAGTACCAGGACAACCTGTTCATGCTCTCCCTGTCCCGCGGCGGGCCGTCCCTCTGGATGAGCTCGCCGGACGCGGCGAGGATCGGCGTGCGGGACAACGACTGGATCGAGGCCGTCAACCGCAACGGCGTCGTCGCGGCCCGCGCCGTCGTCTCGCACCGCATGCCCGAGGGCACCGTGTACATGCACCACGCCCAGGACCGGCTCATCGACGTCCCCCGCACCGAGACCACGGGCCGGCGCGGAGGCATCCACAACTCCCTGACCCGGCTGCTGATCAAACCCACGCATCTCATCGGCGGCTACGCCCAGCTGAGTTACGCCTTCAACTATCTCGGCCCGACCGGCAACCAGCGCGACGAGGTGACCGTCATCCGGCGGCGTGCGAACCAGGAGGTGGAGTACTGA
- a CDS encoding response regulator, whose amino-acid sequence MADGEQRPGPDDPIRVFLLDDHEVVRRGVHDLLNDEPDITVVGEAATAEQALVRVPALRPQVAVLDVRLPDGDGVSVCRELRSAMPGLACLMLTSFDDEEALLDSIMAGASGYVLKQIRGSDLVTAVRTVARGQSLLDPSATTRLMARLRGGPQKEEEQPDALPGLTDREREILALIGEGLTNRQIGQRLYLAEKTVKNHISRLLAKLGVERRIQAAVIATQVQDRRKQEGR is encoded by the coding sequence ATGGCGGACGGCGAGCAGCGGCCCGGACCCGACGATCCGATCCGGGTCTTCCTGCTGGACGACCACGAGGTGGTCCGGCGGGGGGTGCACGACCTGCTGAACGACGAGCCGGACATCACGGTGGTGGGCGAGGCCGCCACCGCCGAACAGGCCCTGGTCCGGGTACCCGCCCTGCGCCCCCAGGTCGCGGTCCTGGACGTACGGCTGCCGGACGGCGACGGCGTGAGCGTGTGCCGCGAACTGCGCTCGGCCATGCCCGGCCTGGCGTGCCTGATGCTGACCTCGTTCGACGACGAGGAGGCCCTGCTCGACTCGATCATGGCCGGCGCGTCCGGATACGTGCTGAAGCAGATCCGCGGCTCCGACCTGGTGACGGCCGTCCGCACGGTCGCCCGCGGCCAGTCGCTGCTCGACCCGAGCGCCACCACCCGGCTGATGGCCCGGCTGCGCGGCGGACCGCAGAAGGAGGAGGAACAGCCGGACGCGCTGCCCGGACTGACCGACCGGGAGCGCGAGATCCTGGCCCTGATCGGCGAGGGACTGACCAACCGCCAGATCGGCCAGCGCCTCTACCTCGCCGAGAAGACGGTGAAGAACCACATCTCCCGGCTGCTGGCCAAGCTGGGCGTGGAGCGCCGCATCCAGGCCGCCGTCATCGCCACCCAGGTCCAGGACCGCAGGAAGCAGGAGGGCCGCTGA
- a CDS encoding MFS transporter, with product MLALATVGFAVNFWAWALLSPLAPRLKDSLELSSFEQSLLVAVPVVVGSLGRIPVGALTDRFGGRVVFPIVSAATIVPVLYLGLAGHSSLAALLIGGFFLGIGGTAFAVGVPLVNAWFPPERRGLAVGVFGAGMGGTAISALTTVKLVDAGSMSTPFLITAGVLAVYAVTAALVLRDAPGRSVPTEPLSRRLAATARLPVTWQASALYAVAFGGYVAFSVYLPTYLRTGYDLTQADAANRMAGFVLLAVAMRPFGGWLSDRAGPVRVLAGSLAVVVAGAVAQAFTPALAPVGTLAFLAMAAALGAGSGATFALVSRLTPAGQVGSVTGVVGAAGGLGGFLPPLVMGSLYGAFGTYAIGFALLAVVAAAALAYTLTAVRAATRTAGADAPAGRPRRTAGTSA from the coding sequence ATGCTGGCGCTGGCCACGGTCGGCTTCGCCGTGAACTTCTGGGCGTGGGCGCTGCTCAGCCCGCTCGCCCCCCGGCTCAAGGACAGCCTGGAGCTGTCCTCGTTCGAGCAGTCGCTGCTGGTGGCCGTGCCGGTCGTGGTCGGCTCGCTGGGCCGCATCCCGGTCGGCGCGCTGACGGACCGCTTCGGCGGCCGGGTCGTCTTCCCGATCGTGTCGGCGGCGACCATCGTGCCGGTGCTCTACCTGGGCCTGGCCGGCCACTCCTCCCTCGCCGCCCTGCTGATCGGCGGATTCTTCCTGGGGATCGGCGGCACCGCGTTCGCCGTCGGCGTCCCGCTGGTCAACGCCTGGTTCCCGCCCGAGCGGCGCGGCCTGGCCGTCGGAGTCTTCGGCGCCGGCATGGGCGGCACCGCGATCAGCGCCCTGACCACGGTGAAGCTGGTCGACGCGGGCAGCATGTCCACCCCGTTCCTGATCACCGCCGGGGTACTGGCGGTGTACGCGGTGACCGCGGCGCTGGTGCTGCGGGACGCCCCCGGCCGCAGCGTGCCGACCGAGCCGCTGTCCCGCCGGCTGGCCGCCACCGCCCGGCTGCCCGTCACCTGGCAGGCCTCCGCCCTCTACGCGGTCGCCTTCGGCGGCTATGTGGCCTTCTCCGTCTACCTGCCCACGTACCTCAGGACCGGCTACGACCTGACCCAGGCGGACGCCGCCAACCGCATGGCCGGCTTCGTCCTCCTCGCCGTCGCCATGCGCCCGTTCGGCGGCTGGCTCTCCGACCGGGCCGGCCCGGTCCGGGTACTCGCCGGCTCGCTCGCCGTGGTCGTCGCCGGGGCGGTCGCGCAGGCCTTCACCCCCGCCCTGGCACCCGTCGGCACCCTCGCCTTCCTGGCCATGGCCGCCGCGCTCGGCGCCGGCAGCGGGGCGACCTTCGCCCTCGTCTCCCGGCTGACCCCGGCCGGCCAGGTCGGCTCCGTCACCGGCGTGGTCGGCGCCGCGGGCGGGCTCGGCGGCTTCCTGCCCCCGCTGGTGATGGGCTCCCTCTACGGCGCGTTCGGCACCTACGCCATCGGTTTCGCCCTGCTGGCGGTGGTGGCCGCCGCCGCACTGGCCTACACCCTCACCGCCGTACGCGCCGCCACCCGTACGGCCGGCGCGGACGCCCCTGCGGGGCGCCCGCGCCGCACCGCGGGCACCAGCGCCTAG
- a CDS encoding ribonuclease BN — translation MRRHLRALRHGWEWLGAGTLVRRGRDLELMHRAMGFATLALVTLAPLLIVIAAADPLGRGGFAAWLADGMGLSGRSARVLTEIISPPREVVGTTSVWGVLALAAFGIPFGGTVQNGFERTWNLPPGPWHRIWRQATWLCVLTAYLYQEVLTRDAMYGPERITLSLVTGVLFFWWGQRFLLGGQIGWWHLLPGAIATMTGLIGLRGFSYFVFTPLIIDNAISYGTVGVVLIVESWLIGVGFVIFGGSLFGRWLLDHHGHRFTEDLPAPPGR, via the coding sequence GTGAGGCGTCACCTGCGCGCGCTCCGGCACGGATGGGAGTGGCTGGGCGCCGGCACGCTGGTGCGGCGGGGCCGTGACCTCGAACTGATGCACAGGGCCATGGGGTTCGCCACGCTGGCGCTGGTCACGCTGGCGCCCCTGCTGATCGTGATCGCCGCCGCCGACCCGCTGGGACGGGGCGGCTTCGCGGCCTGGCTGGCGGACGGCATGGGACTGTCCGGGCGGTCCGCGCGCGTCCTCACGGAGATCATCAGCCCGCCGCGCGAGGTGGTCGGCACCACCAGCGTGTGGGGTGTCCTGGCGCTCGCCGCGTTCGGCATCCCGTTCGGCGGAACCGTCCAGAACGGCTTCGAGCGGACCTGGAACCTGCCTCCCGGACCGTGGCACCGGATCTGGCGGCAGGCCACCTGGCTGTGCGTGCTGACCGCGTACCTCTACCAGGAGGTCCTGACCCGGGACGCGATGTACGGGCCGGAGCGGATCACCCTCTCACTCGTGACCGGCGTGCTGTTCTTCTGGTGGGGGCAGCGCTTCCTGCTGGGCGGCCAGATCGGCTGGTGGCACCTGCTGCCGGGCGCGATCGCCACCATGACGGGCCTGATCGGACTGCGGGGGTTCTCCTACTTCGTCTTCACCCCGCTGATCATCGACAACGCGATCAGCTACGGCACGGTCGGTGTCGTCCTCATCGTCGAGTCCTGGCTCATCGGCGTGGGGTTCGTCATCTTCGGCGGCTCCCTGTTCGGCCGCTGGCTCCTGGACCACCACGGGCACCGGTTCACCGAGGACCTGCCGGCGCCGCCCGGCCGGTGA